The Bos javanicus breed banteng chromosome 18, ARS-OSU_banteng_1.0, whole genome shotgun sequence genome has a segment encoding these proteins:
- the MYADM gene encoding myeloid-associated differentiation marker — protein MPVTVTRTTVTTTMSSSSGLGSPTIVGSPRLLTQPLGLLRLLQLVSTCVAFSLVASVGAWTGPMGNWSMFTWCFCFSVTLIILIVELCGLQVRFPLSWRNFPITYACYAALFCLSSSIIYPTTYVQFLSHGRSRDHAIAATAFSCIACVAYATEVAWTRARPGEITGYMATVPGLLKVLETFVACIIFAFISDPGLYQHQSALEWCVAVYSICFILAAVAILLNLGDCTNVLPIAFPTFLSGLALISVLLYATALVLWPLYQFDQKHGGEPRRQMDPGCSRRHVHYVCSWDRRLAVAILTGINLLAYLADLVYSARLVFVRV, from the coding sequence atGCCAGTGACGGTAACCCGCACCACCGTGACAACCACAATGTCGTCATCCTCCGGCCTGGGCTCCCCGACCATCGTGGGGTCCCCTCGGCTGCTGACCCAGCCGCTGGGCCTCCTCCGCCTGCTGCAGCTGGTCTCCACCTGCGTGGCCTTCTCGCTGGTGGCCAGCGTGGGCGCTTGGACGGGGCCCATGGGCAACTGGTCCATGTTCACCTGGTGCTTCTGCTTCTCCGTGACGCTCATCATCCTCATCGTGGAGCTGTGCGGGCTCCAGGTGCGCTTCCCGCTGTCCTGGCGCAACTTCCCCATCACATACGCCTGCTACGCCGCCCTTTTctgcctctcctcctccatcATCTACCCCACCACCTACGTGCAGTTCTTGTCTCACGGGCGCTCCCGGGACCACGCCATCGCCGCCACTGCTTTCTCCTGCATCGCCTGCGTCGCCTACGCCACCGAGGTGGCCTGGACCCGGGCCCGGCCCGGCGAGATCACCGGCTACATGGCCACCGTGCCCGGACTGCTCAAGGTGCTGGAGACCTTCGTGGCCTGCATCATCTTCGCCTTCATTAGCGACCCGGGGCTGTACCAGCACCAGTCGGCCCTGGAGTGGTGCGTGGCCGTGTATTCCATCTGCTTCATCCTGGCGGCCGTGGCCATCCTGCTGAACCTCGGTGACTGCACCAACGTCCTGCCCATCGCCTTCCCCACTTTCCTGTCGGGCCTGGCCCTGATCTCCGTCCTCTTATACGCCACGGCCCTGGTCCTCTGGCCACTCTACCAGTTCGACCAGAAGCATGGCGGTGAGCCGCGGCGGCAGATGGATCCCGGTTGCAGCAGAAGGCACGTGCACTACGTGTGTTCCTGGGACCGCCGGCTGGCCGTGGCCATCCTGACAGGCATCAACCTGCTGGCTTACCTGGCCGACCTGGTATACTCAGCCCGCCTGGTTTTTGTCAGGGTCTGA